The Venturia canescens isolate UGA chromosome 10, ASM1945775v1, whole genome shotgun sequence genome segment GTCCCGAGAGACCACGGCCCATTCCAATTCTATGGCCTGTAAACCCCGATAAATTGTTAACCTGCGAATCGATGAGCGTCAATACTGAACTGCCGGATGAGTGCTCGTGTTCGAAACtctttaaggtggttcctccacgagacagttaaattaagaaattattttaatttggcatacgtattgtttgacatatgaacaacacctctattAAATTTTAACGAGTTCCACCATCCCGGACCCGAGACATATgcaattgaagttgactcaattaaggaggttgaagcgtatcttgtgttaaaactattttccaactttgcacataaaaatttttaaaatcgaaagcttaaggagtttcggtacaggcgatacaatgtttccatgctaatccatgttTCTCACATATTTTCCCGAGTAGGTCATAAGCCTGGAaacaattgtgaaaaatttcaattttttcgttcaactaCCTTTACacgaattgtttaaacaattgaaATAACTTGTTTAAACAAATAGTGGCAACATTTTACCAATACATTGTTTCTCGTAATgaataatttagaaaaattttcactttttctcatttctttgaaatttgtttaaacaaattgtttaaacaacttaaaagtgtttttttctgttgtaGTTTTCTGCGTAGATTACGATCTtggaaacaaatttgaaaaattttcagtttctgtcaaagattttttaaacaaattaaTTTTGCAAAGTGAATAGCAAATTCGTGTCTTTTGGGCGTTAAAGGGTCGCTCAATATTCTCTCTtttgattttcctttttttctatccctttctctttcactTTTGTCTTAGTTTTCGCTGTCTATTGCTTCTCCCCCTTCCCCTTAATCTCTAAATCGCAATTCAATGACAACGTCATTGTCCGAATCTCCAAATTTCGTATCATTGTACTTCCTTAATAATTCTACCGTGATTAGACCAACCTTCGCAAATCCCATTTTCGTAAGAAAGAAGTAAAAGAGTATAGAGTCGGAAAAAAAGGGCTGAAAAGCGTTCGTCGTCCACGAAGGTATAAAAAAGTGGGCAAAGGTCAGCTGCTTTCATGGCTGAATGATTTTCTTCGATCAAGTTACCCCAAGAGGAACGCGTGTTTACTCACCCAAATATGATTGGTCGCGAGCGCTGGAATTCAACAGGTACATTGTCAATATATGTATTCATTGGCTATATTTCAAGATCGACGACGGATTAAAAAACTGGCATTTCGAAACAGGAAACCGGACGAGTCGAGATTAGAATTGGGGGAGGATAGAGATCACAAAATTCCGATAGGAAAAGTCTTCAATCATTTTCCCACTCCGATAAGCCCCgtttcagaaaaaaacaacttgATGGCGAAAACTCGCCGAACTTCACGATCCACAGCCGATTGACTGTGTCGATAATCGCGTGATGAGAGATTCTCTCACATAATAGCCAATTCCTATGTCGCGCTCCCCTCCAACCCCACCGAACACGGCCGAACACTACGAGACAAAGGCCGAGTCGACCCGAACCCTGCGTACCCACCAACCGATTTTAGTCGCGCACCGCGCAGTGAGAGAAAGTCTCACGCTTCTCGGTGATACGCGTAAGAATTATTTCGACAGAAAGCTTTTTTTCCCGAAGCCTTCTCTTCAAAATCACGTAATCCGTAACGAAGAGTCGATACGGATGGAAATAAGTTTTGTACAACTTCGTGTAGACTCGAGAAATGAGTTGGTAAAGAGCGTTGTCGTTTTGAAGGTTACCTACTTAGATATCGTTTAATCTTCGAGCAGCAATAAAACCTTTAAGCTCTATCCATTGTTGTGATACCGAAATAACGATAGTGCGTCACGAGAATATATTTACTTTTGTTGAGAAAACGGTGGCTGGCCTCAAAGCCGCTTCAGAGTTGCATTCTTTTGTCGCGAATTTTCGAGGAACTTCGTAACGTTTTCGTCGCATCTCGGGCTTCGTGTTTGTGTTTTTTTGGctcttttctcattcttcGTATTTACCTTCTTCGCGGAGAAAGCTCCAAAAGCCGGTGTTACGAAGGTATCGAAGACAGCGCCACCGACGACGTTGCCAACGCCGAGATCCGAAGCTGTCAAAAAGGTGCCAACGACGCTGACGAAGAGCTCGGGAAAACAGCTCGCGGTCGCGAGGAACGTTGCACCCGCGACGTTCGGACTGATTTTCAAATCAGCGCAAATGAGATCCAACGCCGGAAGCAAATAATCGTTGCACGTGTATGCCGTCACGAGGAAACAATAAAAGCCGAAAAAAGCGTGGAGCAAAGCCGCACCGTGAAGCCTCTCCTCGGCCGTGAAATAATCCTTCGGAAATTCGTCCATCGAACGGGGCGCACAGCCGCCCTCCTCATTTTTACCCACTACCGTCCTCAGTGTCGAAGCCTTCGATTCTTCGCTCACCGAATCCGACGAATGGCCCGGATACTCTTCTTTTGGAACTCCCAAGTTCAACGGCCTTATCTTCCCCCATGCATCGCTGCTCCCCGTTGAACGATTCTTCGCGTTCCCGGCTCCCGTATCTGTGTCATCGAAACAATTAACTAATCGTATGCCGCGTTCACTTTCGATCGAGAGAGCAGCTGATCGGGCGGTCGATCGATCGGTAAGGATTTTTCGTGCACGATTTCGTCGGCGTTTTCCGGTCAAACTTTCATTTTGAGgagcaaataaattttttagtgACAAAGTCATTTCAGAGATAAGCATTTCtccgaatttttaagaaacgACTGAAAATTCTCGGCATCAATTATAGAGTGTTTGAAACTATCAATCCTCAATTCCTCGAGCACTCGAGACGTTTTTTCTACTTACCGTTCACAGGATTGAGACACGAAACTTGTAAGCACGCTGTCAAGATAGCGAagcaaatgagaaaaagagtcACGAGTTTGTGCAACATTTTCCGAGTCTGCACCACCAGTTATTCAAAAGTCTCGAACGATTTTGATATTCCTCCAATGAAACGAGCCGATTACGcccgaagaatttttttcaaccaccAACTGTCAGTTGCACCGTTTTTTTGAGCCACCCAAACGAACGAAGAGGGGCGAAGGGGAAGGGGGAAAAGGAGTTGCAGGTGCCTCGTGTTTCCGAAAGAATACGAGGAGGCGGACTGTCTACGACGAAATGTCAGCCCTAACGTATCATCAAACGAACTGATTACAAACTCCCTCCAAGCAGCCACGTTTTCGTATACACGATATCTCTTATTCACCGTCGACCAGTGCAAAAAGAGATAATCGAGTGGCTCGCTGCTGAAACGGACGATCGGTTTTTTCTATTCTTAAAAATTatgctttttattattttttttttttcccccctcgCTCTTTTCCACGTTTTCGATCATTGCGTTTTTATCCTTGACGAAACGTTGCAGCAAACAACAGcaatgaatatttattcgatTCCCCGACGAGGATAAGCGAGTGCCTCCTTCCGCAGTGTTATCAGCAAACTGCTTCGATTTACACCAAATAATagtgctaaaaaaaaaaacaatacgaaattaaagttttttcgtattgttgttaatttttatccaataattatttttaaaaaatttctttttacttcAGGTGATTTAGAATGCCAACATTTGTTGGTCAGAAATGCTGTCTCGCAATGGTCCGCTCCCTCTGTCAAAAAAACACGTTCGGTTATTCCATTTCATGACTTTCGTGCAATTTAGTAGCCCGagcacttgaaatttttcaaagtgttgAATGCTATTCAATCTTTCGTTTAGGGAACGTGACAAAAACGTTTCGTtcaatttgaatatttcacgAATTCTTGCTCATCCGTTGACTCGACATttctttttatcgaatttaacGGTCCGACCTGAAGCGGCGAGACAACGTCTCGTTGCGCGAGCAACGGTCACCGAGCAAATAGCACGGGCGCTGCGGTGGGTCGGTAAATTAGATTTCGGTGTAGTGATCAAACGATTGTTCCACCAATTTCAGTCTCGAATCACTTTCGTTCACTTGGCAAGCTTtttatcagtttttttttcttcttcatcctTGGACTTTGTTTTTCACataatttcaacgaaaatctACTCACTGACTGTTCCGCAAGCGCGAACTACCGGAATAGCGATCTCCTTGAACTCGGCAGGCATCACTTTGATGATGAAATCCTCGTCGATGtcaccgtcctcggtcatcTTCAACCGTTGAAGCGTTCAGTCaagaggaaaaatcgaaaaaaatttatatttcaaaatgGAAAACGAAAGTAGTGAAAATTCACGATGCGACTCACCAGAGGTACTTTCGTCATCAGGCACTTTATGTAGCACTGCAACGAATATCGTTAATGAGCCCTTAAGGGGGTCACCTCGTGTGGCAGCCGGATTTTTAGgcgtttttcacgatttttttgcggtgaggaaaaaaacagagttttgaaattcgaagggttcgttcattggtatttcaactctatgatagaatttttgaaCTCTGACATCTCGGGTTAATTCGGcgtaaaaatattcgaaaataatagataataagaaaaataataaattggtttatttgagatgaaaaaactaatGAGCGTTTTGGTTTGTAGAACAGTggctattgcctgaactaaaatcatagagaaatattaataattgaaggattattgagctttgaaagattttttaaatttaaatcaggataccaataaataaacccttcgaatttcaaaagtctatgttttttcgcctcgccgcaaaaaaatcgcaaaccCTCAAAAATCCGGCTGTCATGCGGGGTGACCCCTTAAGAATATTGACCACGCGGAtgaaatagttttcattttacgGGACGCCAATGCAGTGGCATGTTTTGGAAGAGAAAAGCTGGAGGAGAGCGAATCGttcaaattattcatttgCTGCGaagttcattcaatttttccatttttattaaaataatttatcaagattTCTTGCTTGTAACTTTGAACCCTGGATTATCCTGCATCTGTTCCAAGATAAGTTTCTTATCGTTCATGACTCTTGATTCACACCGAGTATTGTATTGTGAATTTTTGATACCCAAAAGGTTGGATTTCGATACGAATGAATATGCAAATTTGACAAAATTGCTAATTACGCGATCgatctttgattttttgtttttaccttAAGATTAGAATCCTCCGAAAATACACCTTTTCTGCATTCTTCGATAAGCCCTACAATTTGATACACAGTATTGTGAGAACATGTGCATGAGCCTGGGCTTAACATACATTCTTATCACTGAATCCACAATCGTATAAAGGATAATCATCTCACTCTCTTGTACACCCGTTTCTTCGACACAGGCGTCGTGCAACACTTGAGCCATTTGTTTCATCTCGTTGGTAATTGCCTGTAGAAAATattcatcgatattttttttctttttatgctAAAAAGGATTTTAGTTcgacaaaaaaatgtcttttcggTTATTGTAATTGAGCATGAATTGGTTGAATCGATTGAGCATCGAAGGAAAATCCAAAAAaggcattttttttaaatgtacgaaaaaaaactttggcagaaaacgatttttaagcTTGTAAACTTCGAGTTGTCGTGAAAATACGATGGGAAATTGACTCGTTGAGGCaactaccttaaaaaatgTCGTCGGACTTAGGATCGACGAAAACAATTGCTTCGAGAaaaatttgtgtattttttaatGCTTCAGATCTTACAGCTTTCAGCGAAGTAACATTCGACTGTCATCCAGGACAGGTTTTCTCATATGAAAAGTTACAAGGTAACTCGGTAATATTTTTGTACCTTTTTATGAGGAATCACtcgttttttgtaattttattcaagAAAAATCAACTATGAAGCGTCCACATTTGAATAGTCTAGAAATTGGCTAAACGTCATTGAATTTATCACTGATTTGTCtcataattgaaatattttttgttccccagggaaaaagaaaaaattctgatattctgatcgaaatgaaaaaataaaaagcgagAATACTCACACCAATATCAGCAAGGCACAAAATTAATAATCCAAGAACAATTGGGATCGACATGATTGTACGTTTCGAGAGTTTTTTATAATCGAGAAATAACGAGTAGTGATTTTGGAAAACGTGGAAACAAGTCTATTCCGTTCAAAGTAAACTTGGCCTATGAAGCTCGAAATCGTACAGTCACTCGCTTTTTATAGGTTTGAAACGTAATGGAACTAATAATCGGTTCTCTTGCCTGGGATGACATTAAGAGCCAATCGTTAAAAAGTAAATATACCTTGTTGTAAGGAACATgagacgaaaacgaaaaattcccGGTTGCAGAATGACTCTGCGCAACAAGGTATCAAAATGAAACTCGAATGgaatatctcgattcgcattaATCCGAACTAATTAAAAACAGAAACGGTAACAATTATTTTATCCACGATCCGGGACGAAAAACTTcttcgaaacttttttcttgattaaattaatatcaaaaaattcatttcgtaCAATACTTTTTAtacaaaaacattatattgCACACTATTATGCCATACTTTGCACTAATTTCCGTTTTCAGCCTCTCAGGCATGGAATGATTTGATTTGCAATCGCGAGATATGTTACACGTTGCTTAGAACTAAAGTATAAAGAAATTATCGATTAAAGGAAAAATAACCTGAATTCGAGATCgcgtaaaaaatttgtgatgttatttttatcaatttttcttccaatagGTTTTcacttgttaaaatttcagGATGgccattatttattcattgtcAATAGAAGCGGAACACTTCAAGTTAGAGCAAAGACTGTAGGACCGATTTTGTAGGGCATGAAATTTCCAGCAAAAAAGTTATCAGACTTTTTTGTCTTCAGTAGATGAGCCCCGAAATCAGAATCGCTCTGTTGTCGAAAATTGCAATTTTTCTTTGACTTTCGTTCGAACCACTTCGAGGAGGACTGATCTACCGAGAATAGGAAAATTTGTGTCGACAACttctttgaagaaaatttcgtccTCAAAAACTTTGATCCTGAGAAGTTTTCTTCTATCTGCAATCATTTCAGCAGCATCCCTCAAACCAACCATTACATTAGAAAGAAGCACTTGGATGGataatccaatttttttatacagaaATTCTAATCTTTGATAATTATCTTATCATACATTAATAATGTACTTAGTCCAAGCATattaaataatcgaaattgattatttgaaaTCTTAATTGTGCTTAAAGTTCTCATAATtatcagaagaaaaaaaaataaatcgttgtATGTACAAATAAAACGAAGTCTGCATAGTTGGAGAATAATAAAAGTTTCCACGTGAATGCACAAATCTGGTCAATAACTAAACTGAGCCAGTTCCAACTAATGAAAGTTTTTAAcgcaaaaaaaagtttcactgtagcgttgcaaacttcagtacCATGTCAGTTAATTTGGAAGTTATGTACAGTTGTTGCGTGTGCCATCCGTTATGAGATTTGACTGAGTATCATTAGTTTTTAGTCTATTTTCACttcatcagttctttctttaGCGCTGGTTTATCTTTGCCGTAAAGAGCGTCCAACAGCAATCCTGTGAATACAATGATAGTGCCAATCCATTGTCTGGGAAGTAAATTGTTGCCGAACAAAAGCACCGAACCCAAGACAGTGAAGAATTTTCTGGTCGTTGTCATGATCGAGCAAGGCAATGGTCCGAAATCAGCGACGGTTAGGAATATGAAATATTGGCCCAATGCTCCCGCCAAGgaaaaagtcatgatgtcccaAAGAGTGTTCGGATGCCTTTGCAGGAATCGTACAAATTCCAAGAGCTCTCCAGACACAAGAATCACTGCTCCGCTAAAGATTATCGACCACAAATTCATGTTCACCATCATGTGACCAGATTTGGTTTTGTGCTCCCCTCGCATTCTCTCCTGAACAGCACTCGTTAATCCATCCATCGTCAATGACAGCAGCAACAAGAATTCACCAATTCCAATTTGACCATCTGACTGCTTCGCCGATGATTTGCCATCTTTGTACATGAAAACTATCACTCCGATGACAATTAGGAGtacaaacaaatattttttcatcgggTAAACCTGAaacacattttattttcgttcattaTTCAATCTcgaatataaagaaaaattgcataCTCGATTCATTTgtgaaacaaaataaattgcTGGTGAACAAATCCTTTTGTCTTCTACTGAAGGAGATTCATGTTActatgagaaaaataattgtaccAAGTTATAgaactattcatttaaataaactGTTGACCGGgatcattaatttttattcatactaAACGGAATCCAACTACGATTACTAATTAAGGAGAATaatcgtaattgaacaaaacttttgttctaattaaaattttgtgtTCATTGAATGTAATGACAATGAGAAACCAATTTCTGACAGAAGAAATTCTATCTCTTGATCATTGAGGATTACCAATTTGAGTATTCTCTAaaccagaaaaataaattttgttgtaGGGATACAAACTTTGAGCATTCAAAATAGGAGAATATTtagataaatattttatttatagatagacaatttttcgaattattgaTCAGTTTTTGATGACTTTATCATCCATTTGTATATGAGTTTTCATGTGCCTTTTCAAGTCAACATTCTCAATCAATATAGACAACAAAATCTTGAAAACAGTAAGCACTGTTTTTGAGATCATTCTCAAACTGAATCTCCCCCAATCTTTGGCTCAAATAACTTTTGCTGACTCTCGTTCCTTGTACTTTACAGGATTTTTTCAAGTAATGTAGAACAATGAATTCTGTCAAAATATGCTACAAATATTTACAGAAATGTTTGAATTTGtgcttagaaaaaaaattcaaatttaccTTCCTTCCTAGAAGAACACCAAGAATCATAACAGGTATGGGTTTTCCGGCTTTTCCGACGACTTGGGTAGGGTAGCTGACAAATTGGAGTGCCATACTACTGCAAACCATTGCTAAGAAATACGTGAGTGAGGAAGTAGCATAATAAATGGTACGCGTCGTATCTTCGCCTTCTTTAATCGTGGCATATAAAACGGTTTTTGCGAACACATAATTAACGAGACACTGGAAGAACACAAGGGCGAACATGTAAGTGAATTTCTCCTTTTGATCACCATCTCCATACTGTCctcttgttattttttcttgtagaagagcaaaataaaaataacaaacaaatatGCCGGCAGCGCATAACAACAACTTTGAGTTTTTGTTGGCCGTCATTTGTATTTACTTTTTTCGAACACGAGCTAAACAATTGATTAACTTTGAAAACAGTATTGTTTTTGAAGTTGAACAGGTTATTCGAATGATAGAGGGAATAAATTTTTGACGAATAAGCGCAGCTGGCGTGGCTCAACGGCAGCTGACAAATTGTACGTAGCCGCGTATCCTCCGCGCTGCCATCTTTGAATTCCACAATTTTTTGCGCCTACGATCACCCACGTCACAACTAAAATCATAACCCATTCGATcattttcacgacagatgGCGTTGTATGTGCTTTTGAGAGGCAAGCAACAACTTTGCGGTCGAGATACGAGTGTACACATCCGAGATCTGAGACGACTGTGCCGCAACCttccctctttttttcaataaagaaaaatgtttttaaatacaattgtagaaaaaacaaaactccAACTTTGATTACAGTTGGATTTAATCGAACTGTCACAACTCATTGCAGCGGAAAAATCAAGTATGATCatcgtttttaaattttttgttgatccttatgaaaaatgatggaaagcCAAATGAAAGACGCCGTTCTCTCTTATCGCCTCATTTATTCTTGTGCTCCCAAActccatttgtttttttttattatatgcAATAGTCCATGGTTTCACGTTACAAAATatgtacaaatttttcaacgctTTCTCTCTACATAGAGAAACTTATAACCAAATTCCAATTCGTAAAATTGCAGTCAATTACGAAGCACTCGAAGCACATCGAAATCCAAGATTTCCTGCAGAAGTATCAGGTGTGTTCTGGCTTCGTGCTGCACATCGGTAGCGATAGCAGTAACTTTCGTGGCAAAGATACGAGCCACCTTTTTTCACCCGCTCTTTGCCACTTTTTGGTCCCGTCTGAAAACCATAAaatgattaaataaaaaaaatagtattttcatAACAGCAGTCATAGAAGTTAGTAATTGATAAagtaataaaattcaaaaaaaattgctacGTTTTATGctataaatgatttttctctgtacacattgaaaaatactaaccggatttttctttttttcatcagtgtGTCGAGTGTACCACCAATCCGCTGTCCATTCCCAAACATTTCCCACGATATTATGAACCCCAAATTTATTCGGTGGATATTCAGTTACCGGAGCAGTCCCAACGAAGCCATCGTCTACAGTATTTTTCTCTGGAAATTTCCCCTGCCAGATATTCATCCTAAGAGATATACAATTTGTAAAAAAGATTTGGAAAGCAAGCATTTGCTCCCTTTCATTGATCTTCTGTAGAATACCAAATTAttgtaaataataatgaaagaataaaactaGCATGAATGACAATTTTGTCagagaaatttctttttggATAATTTTTTACCTGTGAACACCGTTAGGGGTGAGTTTGTTACCCCAAGGAAATAACCGATTGGAACGTCCACCTCTGCAAACATATTCCCATTCAGCTTCGGTCGGCAAACGTTTTCCAAGCCATTTGCAGTAAGCAACAGCATCGTCCCAAGAAACATGGATCACTGGATGATCCAATTTGTCTGTAAGACAATAGATTAACtcataatttcaaattttccaaatcaTTTGTTGTCAAATGGAAATTATCTTGGCAATTGTACTGATTGTGAGTTAAATTCTCTCAAAACTATCTAAAatgaaatagtaaaaaatgggAATATTTTCCCATTAGTATTAGTATTTAGTATGGATTAACTTCCCTTAATGAGATAGAAAGATTTGATTCTTATTTCAGAAAAGATATGTTTCAGCATGTTGATAGATAACACAAGCATACTAAAACCTTTGgaaagttttaaaaatgattgtaGGTAAGACGGAATTATCAATTAATTGAAGAACCCTGAGCATGCTTCATTTGTATCCATGTTCCTGAGTTGAACATGCCTTATCGAACCAAACATCGGTTATCTGAAAATGTTTTCTCGACATagcaaaaatttgtttatgGTGCTGGGAGTCTGAAGAAAGcacacgcatatttttttgaaGGAACTATCAGTAACAATGGTCTAAAATCAACCCTTTTTTTTACCCCAATTTTCTTACATGTAATATTAGAATCAGGCCCTTCCGGATGTCGCCAATCAGCGCCTTTGACAGGGAGCCACCAAGGAGCATGAGCAACGGCCTGATCAATTTTGGCTTTAGCACTGTCACTCATTaaaccatcaaaaacgaaagaatcccccattttttcagcttcagtcaaatattttttttcctcaacaaattcttgaaaatctttattactaaCTTCATATTTATCGATGTAAAAATCGTCCAAAGTGACTTTTCTCTCAGGACCTTCACCATCGACTTTAAAAATCGGTTTGTTCGTCCCCATTGTAAAAGTTCCACCCTTTATAAAAACCATATTTTCTTTTGTCGGGCTTGTCCACAGAGATTTTGCAGCTGGTTCATTTTCACACTtgtcatcattttttaaacacTTAAAATTATCTTCGGTCTCTGattgatcgtttttttcacgatttaaaTTTCTGCCACACCCACACTCGCCGGTTTTCTCGTCCGGCGTGGCAATGCATGAAATAATTgtaaacaataataaaaatacgaaaaaattctttttcaaagTCATTTTGTACGGAACACGTAAGCACAAGTTAATCGAGACTGTTCGATTTCGTCATCGAGatatcgagtatttttcatcaagataATCATTCAAGCGAATCTTGAGATTGGGCACATTTTTAACCGGAATCCATGATTGAGTGTTCCACCTATCCACCTATCAGCTGATTGAGAGCCATAGTTCGGGAAAcataattcaaattcaaattcatggATAAGTCCATTATTATGAACtacaaaaaatgattaaaaattggCTTCTATGTGCCTAGAAAAGTTATAAAATTAgtaattacattattttcatgaatttggATATTTATTCATACTCAGTCGGAATGGATAATTACGGAGAGCAAAGATTACCGATCATCGATCAAGAAAACTGCTACACTATATTAATTCgtacatatttaaaaattgaatagaaaCAACAATTACTACAGCTTCCAAGATTACCCTGTATTTCTTAGTTATTCAAAATACATAATTGAGCTATTAAATAAATGTACATTCCAGCAAGcaaaatcgatagaattttctACAGACGTTATAGAG includes the following:
- the LOC122417491 gene encoding general odorant-binding protein 83a-like, which encodes MSIPIVLGLLILCLADIGAITNEMKQMAQVLHDACVEETGVQERLIEECRKGVFSEDSNLKCYIKCLMTKVPLMTEDGDIDEDFIIKVMPAEFKEIAIPVVRACGTVKGADHCETAFLTNKCWHSKSPEHYYLV
- the meigo gene encoding solute carrier family 35 member B1 yields the protein MTANKNSKLLLCAAGIFVCYFYFALLQEKITRGQYGDGDQKEKFTYMFALVFFQCLVNYVFAKTVLYATIKEGEDTTRTIYYATSSLTYFLAMVCSSMALQFVSYPTQVVGKAGKPIPVMILGVLLGRKVYPMKKYLFVLLIVIGVIVFMYKDGKSSAKQSDGQIGIGEFLLLLSLTMDGLTSAVQERMRGEHKTKSGHMMVNMNLWSIIFSGAVILVSGELLEFVRFLQRHPNTLWDIMTFSLAGALGQYFIFLTVADFGPLPCSIMTTTRKFFTVLGSVLLFGNNLLPRQWIGTIIVFTGLLLDALYGKDKPALKKELMK
- the LOC122417487 gene encoding formylglycine-generating enzyme — encoded protein: MTLKKNFFVFLLLFTIISCIATPDEKTGECGCGRNLNREKNDQSETEDNFKCLKNDDKCENEPAAKSLWTSPTKENMVFIKGGTFTMGTNKPIFKVDGEGPERKVTLDDFYIDKYEVSNKDFQEFVEEKKYLTEAEKMGDSFVFDGLMSDSAKAKIDQAVAHAPWWLPVKGADWRHPEGPDSNITYKLDHPVIHVSWDDAVAYCKWLGKRLPTEAEWEYVCRGGRSNRLFPWGNKLTPNGVHRMNIWQGKFPEKNTVDDGFVGTAPVTEYPPNKFGVHNIVGNVWEWTADWWYTRHTDEKKKNPTGPKSGKERVKKGGSYLCHESYCYRYRCAARSQNTPDTSAGNLGFRCASSAS